A region of Polyodon spathula isolate WHYD16114869_AA chromosome 4, ASM1765450v1, whole genome shotgun sequence DNA encodes the following proteins:
- the LOC121313819 gene encoding transcription factor 24-like yields the protein MDSGNVSVKIMDESPDPDIDSLLSRDKRRSDQLARNAAGRGRPAAANAARERNRVQTLRHAFLELQRTLPSVPPDTKLSKLDVLILATTYIAHLTRILQEEGMEDGEGTRHADVLHSLKGDGYLHPVKKWPMRSRLYIGATGPFLNPGQAENPVQGESSSTSQT from the exons ATGGACAGTGGGAATGTTTCAGTCAAAATAATGGACGAGAGCCCCGACCCTGACATTGACTCGCTCCTTTCACGGGACAAGAGACGCTCCGACCAGCTCGCACGCAACGCTGCTGGCAGGGGCAGGCCTGCAGCTGCAAACGCGGCTCGGGAGAGGAACCGGGTTCAAACACTGCGACACGCTTTTCTGGAACTACAGCGAACTCTGCCCTCAGTTCCTCCAGACACCAAGCTGTCCAAACTTGACGTGTTGATACTGGCCACCACATATATTGCCCATTTGACCAGGATCCTGCAAGAGGAGGGGATGGAAGATGGAGAGGGGACTAGGCATGCTGATGTATTACACTCTCTCAAAGGAGACGGCTACTTGCACCCTGTAAAA AAATGGCCAATGCGATCCAGGTTGTACATTGGAGCTACAGGACCGTTTCTGAATCCAGGTCAGGCTGAAAATCCAGTCCAGGGTGAATCATCATCAACTTCACAGACTTAA